One genomic window of Elaeis guineensis isolate ETL-2024a chromosome 2, EG11, whole genome shotgun sequence includes the following:
- the LOC105046849 gene encoding uncharacterized protein isoform X1 produces the protein MGDHFVLLVDRLLTESTLEAAIASRNQSTAGSPDSASTVDLETDLLPKKRAGDGISAEKLVQCRICHDEDEDSNMEIPCSCAGSLKYAHRRCVQRWCNEKGDITCEICLQQFKPGYTAPPKLFLYGSIPMNFRGNWEVSQRDIHNHRYITMTPSDRDIAGPDYRDYSASNTRSIMYCRLITLVFMVLLILRHTLPIIMNGAEQNSLPVLAVSLTLLLLRTVGIILPLYIMLRAVTTFHRRRQQQEIDEASTLASERENGQPQPLQPTHPQPHIIRVY, from the exons ATGGGGGACCATTTTGTGCTGTTGGTGGACCGCTTGCTCACTGAGTCTACGCTGGAAGCTGCCATTGCAAGCAGAAACCAGTCCACGGCCGGGTCTCCCGATTCAGCTTCGACGGTGGACCTGGAGACTGACCTTCTGCCAAAGAAGCGTGCCGGTGATGGGATATCCGCTGAGAAGTTGGTGCAGTGTCGAATTTGCCATGATGAGGATGAGGACTCCAACATGGAGATCCCCTGCTCCTGCGCTGGAAGCTTAAAG TATGCTCACCGCAGATGTGTTCAAAGGTGGTGTAATGAGAAGGGTGACATCACGTGTGAGATATGCCTACAG CAATTCAAACCAGGTTACACTGCCCCTCCAAAGTTGTTTCTGTATGGGAGCATCCCAATGAACTTCAG GGGAAATTGGGAGGTTTCTCAGCGCGATATCCACAATCATCGCTATATAACAATGACTCCATCAGATCGTGATATTGCAGGTCCTGACTACAGGGATTATTCTGCTTCAAACACAAGAAGCATTATGTACTGTCGCTTAATCACTTTAGTT TTCATGGTTCTTTTGATTCTTCGCCATACGCTTCCTATTATTATGAATGGAGCTGAGCAGAATTCTTTACCAGTGCTTGCAGTAAGTCTCACG TTATTGCTGTTGAGGACTGTTGGAATTATCCTACCTCTTTATATAATGTTGAGAGCAGTTACGACATTTCACCGCCGGCGCCAGCAACAG GAGATAGATGAAGCTTCCACTTTAGCATCTGAAAGAGAGAATGGGCAACCGCAACCATTGCAACCTACGCATCCTCAACCACACATCATTCGTGTCTACTAG
- the LOC105046849 gene encoding uncharacterized protein isoform X4: MGDHFVLLVDRLLTESTLEAAIASRNQSTAGSPDSASTVDLETDLLPKKRAGDGISAEKLVQCRICHDEDEDSNMEIPCSCAGSLKYAHRRCVQRWCNEKGDITCEICLQQFKPGYTAPPKLFLYGSIPMNFRGNWEVSQRDIHNHRYITMTPSDRDIAGPDYRDYSASNTRSIMYCRLITLVFMVLLILRHTLPIIMNGAEQNSLPVLALLLLRTVGIILPLYIMLRAVTTFHRRRQQQIGAIMKR; this comes from the exons ATGGGGGACCATTTTGTGCTGTTGGTGGACCGCTTGCTCACTGAGTCTACGCTGGAAGCTGCCATTGCAAGCAGAAACCAGTCCACGGCCGGGTCTCCCGATTCAGCTTCGACGGTGGACCTGGAGACTGACCTTCTGCCAAAGAAGCGTGCCGGTGATGGGATATCCGCTGAGAAGTTGGTGCAGTGTCGAATTTGCCATGATGAGGATGAGGACTCCAACATGGAGATCCCCTGCTCCTGCGCTGGAAGCTTAAAG TATGCTCACCGCAGATGTGTTCAAAGGTGGTGTAATGAGAAGGGTGACATCACGTGTGAGATATGCCTACAG CAATTCAAACCAGGTTACACTGCCCCTCCAAAGTTGTTTCTGTATGGGAGCATCCCAATGAACTTCAG GGGAAATTGGGAGGTTTCTCAGCGCGATATCCACAATCATCGCTATATAACAATGACTCCATCAGATCGTGATATTGCAGGTCCTGACTACAGGGATTATTCTGCTTCAAACACAAGAAGCATTATGTACTGTCGCTTAATCACTTTAGTT TTCATGGTTCTTTTGATTCTTCGCCATACGCTTCCTATTATTATGAATGGAGCTGAGCAGAATTCTTTACCAGTGCTTGCA TTATTGCTGTTGAGGACTGTTGGAATTATCCTACCTCTTTATATAATGTTGAGAGCAGTTACGACATTTCACCGCCGGCGCCAGCAACAG ATTGGAgccataatgaagagataa
- the LOC105046849 gene encoding uncharacterized protein isoform X2, with protein MGDHFVLLVDRLLTESTLEAAIASRNQSTAGSPDSASTVDLETDLLPKKRAGDGISAEKLVQCRICHDEDEDSNMEIPCSCAGSLKYAHRRCVQRWCNEKGDITCEICLQQFKPGYTAPPKLFLYGSIPMNFRGNWEVSQRDIHNHRYITMTPSDRDIAGPDYRDYSASNTRSIMYCRLITLVFMVLLILRHTLPIIMNGAEQNSLPVLALLLLRTVGIILPLYIMLRAVTTFHRRRQQQEIDEASTLASERENGQPQPLQPTHPQPHIIRVY; from the exons ATGGGGGACCATTTTGTGCTGTTGGTGGACCGCTTGCTCACTGAGTCTACGCTGGAAGCTGCCATTGCAAGCAGAAACCAGTCCACGGCCGGGTCTCCCGATTCAGCTTCGACGGTGGACCTGGAGACTGACCTTCTGCCAAAGAAGCGTGCCGGTGATGGGATATCCGCTGAGAAGTTGGTGCAGTGTCGAATTTGCCATGATGAGGATGAGGACTCCAACATGGAGATCCCCTGCTCCTGCGCTGGAAGCTTAAAG TATGCTCACCGCAGATGTGTTCAAAGGTGGTGTAATGAGAAGGGTGACATCACGTGTGAGATATGCCTACAG CAATTCAAACCAGGTTACACTGCCCCTCCAAAGTTGTTTCTGTATGGGAGCATCCCAATGAACTTCAG GGGAAATTGGGAGGTTTCTCAGCGCGATATCCACAATCATCGCTATATAACAATGACTCCATCAGATCGTGATATTGCAGGTCCTGACTACAGGGATTATTCTGCTTCAAACACAAGAAGCATTATGTACTGTCGCTTAATCACTTTAGTT TTCATGGTTCTTTTGATTCTTCGCCATACGCTTCCTATTATTATGAATGGAGCTGAGCAGAATTCTTTACCAGTGCTTGCA TTATTGCTGTTGAGGACTGTTGGAATTATCCTACCTCTTTATATAATGTTGAGAGCAGTTACGACATTTCACCGCCGGCGCCAGCAACAG GAGATAGATGAAGCTTCCACTTTAGCATCTGAAAGAGAGAATGGGCAACCGCAACCATTGCAACCTACGCATCCTCAACCACACATCATTCGTGTCTACTAG
- the LOC105046849 gene encoding uncharacterized protein isoform X5 yields the protein MGDHFVLLVDRLLTESTLEAAIASRNQSTAGSPDSASTVDLETDLLPKKRAGDGISAEKLVQCRICHDEDEDSNMEIPCSCAGSLKYAHRRCVQRWCNEKGDITCEICLQQFKPGYTAPPKLFLYGSIPMNFRGNWEVSQRDIHNHRYITMTPSDRDIAGPDYRDYSASNTRSIMYCRLITLVFMVLLILRHTLPIIMNGAEQNSLPVLAVSLTLLLLRTVGIILPLYIMLRAVTTFHRRRQQQYL from the exons ATGGGGGACCATTTTGTGCTGTTGGTGGACCGCTTGCTCACTGAGTCTACGCTGGAAGCTGCCATTGCAAGCAGAAACCAGTCCACGGCCGGGTCTCCCGATTCAGCTTCGACGGTGGACCTGGAGACTGACCTTCTGCCAAAGAAGCGTGCCGGTGATGGGATATCCGCTGAGAAGTTGGTGCAGTGTCGAATTTGCCATGATGAGGATGAGGACTCCAACATGGAGATCCCCTGCTCCTGCGCTGGAAGCTTAAAG TATGCTCACCGCAGATGTGTTCAAAGGTGGTGTAATGAGAAGGGTGACATCACGTGTGAGATATGCCTACAG CAATTCAAACCAGGTTACACTGCCCCTCCAAAGTTGTTTCTGTATGGGAGCATCCCAATGAACTTCAG GGGAAATTGGGAGGTTTCTCAGCGCGATATCCACAATCATCGCTATATAACAATGACTCCATCAGATCGTGATATTGCAGGTCCTGACTACAGGGATTATTCTGCTTCAAACACAAGAAGCATTATGTACTGTCGCTTAATCACTTTAGTT TTCATGGTTCTTTTGATTCTTCGCCATACGCTTCCTATTATTATGAATGGAGCTGAGCAGAATTCTTTACCAGTGCTTGCAGTAAGTCTCACG TTATTGCTGTTGAGGACTGTTGGAATTATCCTACCTCTTTATATAATGTTGAGAGCAGTTACGACATTTCACCGCCGGCGCCAGCAACAG TATTTGTGA
- the LOC105046849 gene encoding uncharacterized protein isoform X6: MGDHFVLLVDRLLTESTLEAAIASRNQSTAGSPDSASTVDLETDLLPKKRAGDGISAEKLVQCRICHDEDEDSNMEIPCSCAGSLKYAHRRCVQRWCNEKGDITCEICLQQFKPGYTAPPKLFLYGSIPMNFRGNWEVSQRDIHNHRYITMTPSDRDIAGPDYRDYSASNTRSIMYCRLITLVFMVLLILRHTLPIIMNGAEQNSLPVLALLLLRTVGIILPLYIMLRAVTTFHRRRQQQYL, encoded by the exons ATGGGGGACCATTTTGTGCTGTTGGTGGACCGCTTGCTCACTGAGTCTACGCTGGAAGCTGCCATTGCAAGCAGAAACCAGTCCACGGCCGGGTCTCCCGATTCAGCTTCGACGGTGGACCTGGAGACTGACCTTCTGCCAAAGAAGCGTGCCGGTGATGGGATATCCGCTGAGAAGTTGGTGCAGTGTCGAATTTGCCATGATGAGGATGAGGACTCCAACATGGAGATCCCCTGCTCCTGCGCTGGAAGCTTAAAG TATGCTCACCGCAGATGTGTTCAAAGGTGGTGTAATGAGAAGGGTGACATCACGTGTGAGATATGCCTACAG CAATTCAAACCAGGTTACACTGCCCCTCCAAAGTTGTTTCTGTATGGGAGCATCCCAATGAACTTCAG GGGAAATTGGGAGGTTTCTCAGCGCGATATCCACAATCATCGCTATATAACAATGACTCCATCAGATCGTGATATTGCAGGTCCTGACTACAGGGATTATTCTGCTTCAAACACAAGAAGCATTATGTACTGTCGCTTAATCACTTTAGTT TTCATGGTTCTTTTGATTCTTCGCCATACGCTTCCTATTATTATGAATGGAGCTGAGCAGAATTCTTTACCAGTGCTTGCA TTATTGCTGTTGAGGACTGTTGGAATTATCCTACCTCTTTATATAATGTTGAGAGCAGTTACGACATTTCACCGCCGGCGCCAGCAACAG TATTTGTGA
- the LOC105046849 gene encoding uncharacterized protein isoform X3: MGDHFVLLVDRLLTESTLEAAIASRNQSTAGSPDSASTVDLETDLLPKKRAGDGISAEKLVQCRICHDEDEDSNMEIPCSCAGSLKYAHRRCVQRWCNEKGDITCEICLQQFKPGYTAPPKLFLYGSIPMNFRGNWEVSQRDIHNHRYITMTPSDRDIAGPDYRDYSASNTRSIMYCRLITLVFMVLLILRHTLPIIMNGAEQNSLPVLAVSLTLLLLRTVGIILPLYIMLRAVTTFHRRRQQQIGAIMKR; the protein is encoded by the exons ATGGGGGACCATTTTGTGCTGTTGGTGGACCGCTTGCTCACTGAGTCTACGCTGGAAGCTGCCATTGCAAGCAGAAACCAGTCCACGGCCGGGTCTCCCGATTCAGCTTCGACGGTGGACCTGGAGACTGACCTTCTGCCAAAGAAGCGTGCCGGTGATGGGATATCCGCTGAGAAGTTGGTGCAGTGTCGAATTTGCCATGATGAGGATGAGGACTCCAACATGGAGATCCCCTGCTCCTGCGCTGGAAGCTTAAAG TATGCTCACCGCAGATGTGTTCAAAGGTGGTGTAATGAGAAGGGTGACATCACGTGTGAGATATGCCTACAG CAATTCAAACCAGGTTACACTGCCCCTCCAAAGTTGTTTCTGTATGGGAGCATCCCAATGAACTTCAG GGGAAATTGGGAGGTTTCTCAGCGCGATATCCACAATCATCGCTATATAACAATGACTCCATCAGATCGTGATATTGCAGGTCCTGACTACAGGGATTATTCTGCTTCAAACACAAGAAGCATTATGTACTGTCGCTTAATCACTTTAGTT TTCATGGTTCTTTTGATTCTTCGCCATACGCTTCCTATTATTATGAATGGAGCTGAGCAGAATTCTTTACCAGTGCTTGCAGTAAGTCTCACG TTATTGCTGTTGAGGACTGTTGGAATTATCCTACCTCTTTATATAATGTTGAGAGCAGTTACGACATTTCACCGCCGGCGCCAGCAACAG ATTGGAgccataatgaagagataa